Proteins encoded by one window of Mesorhizobium sp. INR15:
- the rnd gene encoding ribonuclease D, with product MHVITTQKELETVLAAFEKSEFVTVDTEFIRETTFWPILCLIQMAAPGVTALIDPLSPDIDLKPFFKLMANEAVVKVFHAARQDIEIIVHLGDLVPHPVFDTQVAAMVCGFGDSVSYDQLVQRITGARLDKSSRFTDWRHRPLSEKQLDYALADVTHLIEVYQHLNAELVRENRAHWLNEEMEVLTSRETYDPHPEDAWKRLKMRLRKPQELAIVQAVAAWREREARERDVPRGRVLKDDAIYEVAQQAPRDAAALAKLRTTPKGWERSSTATALLGAVNAALALPREEMPKLPKNFQPPEGSSAAAELLKVLLRIVAEKQGVASKVLASSDDIDRIAAEGEEADVPALQGWRRAVFGDAALKLVRGEIGIKFDKRKIAVFDL from the coding sequence ATGCACGTCATCACCACCCAGAAAGAACTCGAAACAGTTCTTGCCGCGTTCGAAAAGTCGGAATTCGTCACCGTCGATACCGAATTCATTCGTGAAACGACCTTCTGGCCGATTCTGTGCCTGATCCAGATGGCCGCGCCCGGCGTGACCGCGCTGATAGACCCGCTGTCGCCAGACATCGATCTGAAGCCGTTCTTCAAGCTGATGGCCAATGAAGCCGTCGTCAAAGTTTTCCACGCGGCCCGGCAGGACATCGAAATCATCGTTCATCTCGGTGATCTCGTGCCGCACCCGGTGTTCGACACCCAAGTCGCTGCAATGGTCTGCGGCTTCGGCGACAGCGTTTCCTACGACCAGCTCGTGCAGCGGATCACCGGCGCTCGGCTCGACAAGTCCTCACGCTTCACCGACTGGCGCCATCGGCCGCTTTCCGAAAAGCAGCTCGACTACGCGCTGGCGGACGTCACCCATCTGATCGAGGTCTATCAGCACCTCAATGCCGAGCTGGTGCGGGAAAACCGCGCCCACTGGCTGAACGAGGAAATGGAGGTGCTGACTTCGCGCGAGACCTACGATCCGCACCCCGAGGACGCCTGGAAGCGGCTGAAAATGCGGCTGCGCAAGCCCCAGGAACTGGCGATTGTGCAGGCGGTGGCAGCATGGCGTGAACGCGAGGCGCGCGAACGCGATGTCCCGCGTGGCCGTGTGCTGAAAGATGACGCCATCTACGAAGTGGCGCAGCAGGCGCCGCGCGATGCTGCCGCGCTTGCCAAGCTGCGCACCACGCCGAAGGGCTGGGAGCGATCCTCGACCGCAACGGCGCTGCTTGGCGCGGTCAACGCGGCACTTGCCTTGCCGCGCGAAGAGATGCCGAAGCTGCCGAAGAATTTCCAGCCGCCGGAGGGTTCAAGTGCCGCGGCCGAGCTGCTGAAAGTGCTGCTCAGGATCGTGGCCGAGAAGCAAGGCGTGGCTTCCAAGGTTCTGGCTTCGAGCGACGACATCGACCGCATCGCCGCCGAAGGCGAGGAGGCCGACGTGCCAGCCTTGCAGGGCTGGCGGCGTGCGGTGTTCGGTGACGCGGCCCTCAAACTGGTGCGCGGCGAGATCGGCATCAAGTTCGACAAACGCAAGATCGCGGTGTTCGACCTCTAG
- a CDS encoding MAPEG family protein yields MNQTAIFWPMLAHVLLIYIVYGVMGRRRYFAVTSGEAKVGQYKVRSTEPASSVTVANNLINQFELPVLFHVLCLALYVTNGVNYLTLALMWLFILSRYFHSWAHLTSNSLRLRSRAFYVCAVVLALAWIWFALHLLTVV; encoded by the coding sequence ATGAACCAGACCGCGATTTTCTGGCCGATGCTTGCGCATGTGCTGCTGATCTATATCGTCTATGGAGTGATGGGCCGGCGCCGATATTTCGCCGTCACATCAGGCGAAGCCAAGGTCGGCCAGTACAAGGTACGCTCGACCGAGCCGGCTTCCAGCGTCACCGTTGCCAACAATCTGATCAACCAGTTCGAACTGCCGGTGCTGTTCCATGTCTTGTGCCTGGCGCTCTATGTGACGAACGGCGTCAATTACCTGACACTGGCGCTGATGTGGCTCTTCATCCTGTCGCGCTACTTCCATTCCTGGGCTCACCTGACAAGCAATTCACTACGGCTGCGCAGCCGTGCCTTTTACGTCTGCGCGGTGGTGCTGGCGCTGGCCTGGATCTGGTTCGCGCTTCACCTGCTCACGGTGGTCTAG
- the guaB gene encoding IMP dehydrogenase, with the protein MAKIIETSTGALALTFDDVLLQPGHSEVMPGETDVRTRIAGDIDLNVPILSAAMDTVTEARLAIAMAQAGGIGVIHRNFSPAEQAEQVRQVKKFESGMVINPVTIGPDATLADALSLMRTYSISGIPVVENGGTGGQKIGRLVGILTNRDVRFASDPSQKVYELMTRENLITVKENVDQDEAKRLLHQHRIEKLVVVDRQGNCVGLITVKDIEKSQLNPHATKDAQGRLRAAAATSVGDDGYERAERLIEAGVDLLVIDTAHGHSQRVLDAVTRAKKLSNSVRILAGNVATGDGTQALIDAGADAVKVGIGPGSICTTRIVAGVGVPQLSAIMSAVERAHKSGVSVIADGGIKYSGDLAKALAAGASAAMIGSLLAGTDESPGEVYLHQGRSFKAYRGMGSVGAMARGSADRYFQAEVRDTLKLVPEGIEGQVPYKGPVSGVLHQLAGGLKAAMGYVGGRDLADFRDRATFVRISNAGLRESHAHDVTITRESPNYPGGA; encoded by the coding sequence ATGGCAAAAATCATCGAAACCTCCACCGGCGCACTGGCGCTGACTTTTGACGACGTGCTGCTGCAGCCGGGCCATTCCGAGGTCATGCCAGGCGAAACCGATGTCCGCACCCGCATTGCCGGCGACATCGACCTCAACGTGCCGATCCTTTCCGCCGCCATGGACACCGTCACCGAAGCGCGCCTTGCCATCGCCATGGCGCAGGCCGGCGGCATCGGGGTCATCCACCGCAATTTCTCGCCGGCCGAACAGGCCGAGCAGGTGCGGCAGGTCAAGAAATTCGAGTCCGGCATGGTGATCAATCCTGTCACCATTGGCCCCGACGCCACGCTGGCAGATGCGTTGTCTCTGATGCGGACCTACTCGATCTCGGGCATTCCGGTGGTTGAGAATGGCGGCACTGGCGGCCAGAAGATCGGTCGGCTGGTCGGCATCCTCACCAACCGCGACGTGCGCTTCGCTTCCGACCCGTCGCAGAAGGTCTACGAGTTGATGACCCGTGAGAACCTGATCACGGTCAAGGAGAACGTCGATCAGGATGAAGCCAAGCGGCTTTTGCACCAGCACCGCATCGAAAAGCTCGTCGTCGTCGACAGGCAAGGCAATTGCGTCGGCCTGATCACGGTCAAGGACATCGAGAAGTCGCAGCTCAACCCACACGCCACCAAGGATGCGCAAGGGCGCCTGCGCGCCGCCGCTGCCACCAGTGTTGGCGACGATGGTTACGAGCGCGCCGAACGCCTGATCGAGGCTGGTGTCGACCTTCTGGTCATCGATACCGCGCATGGCCACTCGCAGCGCGTATTAGACGCGGTGACACGCGCCAAGAAGCTTTCCAACTCGGTCCGCATCCTGGCCGGCAACGTCGCCACCGGCGACGGCACGCAGGCGCTGATCGACGCGGGCGCCGACGCCGTCAAGGTTGGCATCGGCCCGGGCTCCATCTGCACCACCCGAATCGTTGCCGGTGTTGGTGTGCCGCAGCTTTCGGCGATCATGTCAGCTGTCGAAAGGGCGCATAAGTCGGGCGTTTCGGTGATTGCCGACGGCGGCATCAAATATTCCGGCGATCTCGCCAAGGCGCTCGCCGCCGGCGCGAGCGCGGCGATGATCGGTTCGCTGCTTGCCGGGACGGACGAAAGCCCGGGCGAGGTTTATCTGCACCAGGGCCGTTCCTTCAAGGCCTATCGCGGCATGGGCTCGGTCGGCGCGATGGCGCGTGGTTCCGCCGATCGCTACTTCCAGGCCGAGGTACGGGACACGCTGAAGCTGGTACCGGAAGGCATTGAAGGACAAGTTCCTTACAAAGGACCTGTGTCTGGTGTGCTGCATCAGCTTGCAGGCGGCCTGAAAGCCGCTATGGGTTATGTTGGTGGTCGCGATCTTGCTGATTTCCGCGACCGCGCCACTTTTGTGCGCATATCCAATGCCGGACTTCGTGAAAGCCACGCCCATGACGTCACGATTACCCGCGAAAGCCCGAACTATCCCGGCGGAGCTTGA
- a CDS encoding MFS transporter yields the protein MNRTIPLILAVALFMENMDSTVIATSLPAIAIDIHTSPIALKLALTAYLVSLAIFIPISGWMADRFGAKNVFRAAIAVFIVGSVACAISNSLPAFVVSRFLQGIGGAMMTPVGRLVLVRATPKSELVAAMSWLTVPALVGPLVGPPVGGFITTYFTWHWIFLINVPIGVVGIWLATRFLPETEPSETPPLDFIGFVLSGLAASGVVFGLSVVSLPALPPMAGVITVAVGLISGGLYLLHARHAQNPLLALDLFRNQVFRSSVLGGGLFRIGIGAVPFLLPLMFQIGFGLTPFQSGMITFVSALGAIGMKFVTALIFRVAGFRRVLIVGSLVAAASVAVNGLFTPDTPYALMLAMLLVGGFIRSMFFTGVNALAYAEVSAADTSKATPIAAVFQQLSIALGVAVAGGILEVSTSLHDRSLTLADFHTAFFIVAAISAAASLSFMRLAPDAGNAVSGHGRLTPAKTLEPVSPPGN from the coding sequence TTGAACCGCACCATTCCGCTTATCCTGGCGGTCGCCCTATTCATGGAAAACATGGATTCGACCGTTATCGCGACGTCGCTTCCGGCGATCGCCATCGACATCCACACCAGCCCGATCGCGCTCAAGCTGGCGCTGACCGCCTATCTCGTATCGCTGGCGATCTTCATCCCGATCAGCGGCTGGATGGCCGACCGCTTTGGCGCCAAGAACGTGTTTCGCGCCGCGATCGCGGTGTTCATCGTCGGTTCGGTTGCCTGCGCCATCTCCAATTCGCTGCCGGCTTTCGTGGTGTCACGCTTCCTGCAAGGCATAGGCGGGGCGATGATGACGCCGGTCGGGCGCCTCGTCCTGGTGCGTGCGACGCCCAAGAGCGAGCTTGTCGCGGCGATGTCCTGGCTGACCGTCCCTGCCCTGGTCGGGCCGCTGGTCGGACCGCCAGTCGGCGGCTTCATCACCACCTATTTCACCTGGCATTGGATCTTCCTGATCAATGTGCCGATCGGGGTGGTCGGCATCTGGCTGGCGACGCGCTTTCTGCCGGAAACGGAACCGAGCGAAACCCCGCCGCTCGACTTCATCGGCTTTGTCCTGAGCGGCCTTGCCGCCTCCGGCGTCGTCTTCGGCCTGTCCGTGGTCAGCCTGCCGGCGCTGCCGCCGATGGCAGGGGTCATCACCGTGGCGGTCGGCTTGATCTCAGGCGGGCTCTATCTGCTGCACGCGCGCCACGCGCAAAATCCGCTGTTGGCGCTGGACCTGTTCCGCAACCAGGTGTTCCGCTCGTCCGTGCTTGGCGGCGGTCTGTTTCGCATCGGCATCGGCGCAGTCCCTTTCCTGCTGCCGCTGATGTTCCAGATCGGCTTTGGACTGACACCGTTCCAGTCGGGCATGATTACCTTCGTGTCGGCGCTCGGCGCCATCGGCATGAAGTTCGTCACCGCCCTGATCTTCAGGGTTGCCGGCTTTCGCCGCGTGCTGATTGTGGGGTCGCTGGTCGCGGCGGCATCGGTCGCCGTCAACGGCTTGTTCACGCCCGACACGCCCTATGCCCTGATGCTGGCCATGCTTCTGGTCGGCGGCTTCATCCGTTCGATGTTCTTCACCGGCGTCAACGCCTTGGCCTATGCCGAGGTTTCGGCCGCCGACACCAGCAAGGCGACGCCGATCGCGGCGGTATTCCAGCAGCTCTCCATCGCGCTTGGCGTGGCCGTGGCCGGCGGCATCCTGGAAGTGTCGACGAGCCTGCATGACCGCTCGCTGACACTGGCCGATTTCCACACCGCTTTCTTCATTGTCGCGGCGATTTCGGCCGCCGCATCACTGTCATTCATGCGGCTGGCGCCGGATGCCGGCAACGCTGTCTCCGGTCATGGGCGGCTGACACCGGCAAAGACCCTGGAGCCGGTGAGCCCGCCCGGAAATTGA
- a CDS encoding ABC transporter ATP-binding protein, producing MTDKDRPILETRSLGKRFSIGTRFSAEGKRTVHAVDNVSLTVQRGETVGLVGESGCGKSTLARCLVRLYDISDGELLFEGDDITSKSLSELRPLRRRLQMVFQDPSASLNPRRRVGDLVAEPLRIHTKLSSREITKRVAELFDLVGLLPDHVMRYPHEFSGGQRQRVGIARAIALNPDLVVLDEPVSALDVSVQAQIVNLLADLQEKLKLTYIFIAHDLSVVRQVSTRIAVMYLGSIVDEGPAEEVFATPAHPYSQALISAVPVVETTPSGTRKRIILTGDVPSPLNPPSGCRFHPRCPIAVERCRSERPELREYRTGRKVACHFPTI from the coding sequence ATGACCGACAAAGACAGGCCAATTCTCGAAACGCGTTCGCTGGGCAAACGCTTCTCGATCGGCACGCGGTTCTCCGCCGAAGGCAAGCGGACCGTCCATGCGGTCGACAACGTTTCCCTGACCGTGCAACGCGGCGAGACAGTGGGACTGGTCGGGGAATCGGGGTGTGGCAAGTCCACGCTGGCACGCTGCCTAGTCAGGCTCTACGACATTTCAGACGGCGAACTCCTGTTCGAAGGTGACGATATCACTTCGAAGTCGCTGTCCGAGCTCCGGCCGCTTCGGCGCCGCCTGCAAATGGTGTTCCAGGATCCGTCCGCCTCGCTCAACCCGCGCCGCCGCGTCGGCGACCTGGTGGCAGAGCCGCTGCGTATCCACACCAAGCTGTCTTCCCGCGAGATCACCAAGCGTGTCGCGGAACTGTTCGACCTCGTTGGGCTGCTGCCGGACCATGTCATGCGCTATCCGCACGAGTTCTCCGGCGGGCAGCGTCAGCGCGTTGGCATCGCACGCGCGATTGCCCTCAATCCTGATCTCGTCGTGCTGGATGAGCCCGTCTCCGCGCTCGACGTGTCGGTGCAGGCGCAGATCGTCAACCTGCTTGCCGATCTTCAGGAGAAGCTGAAGCTCACGTACATCTTCATCGCCCACGACCTGTCGGTGGTGCGTCAGGTCTCAACCCGCATCGCGGTCATGTATCTCGGCTCCATCGTCGACGAAGGGCCGGCCGAAGAGGTGTTTGCAACACCGGCTCATCCCTATAGCCAGGCGTTGATCTCGGCGGTTCCTGTCGTCGAGACAACGCCCAGCGGGACCCGCAAGCGCATCATCCTCACCGGCGATGTGCCAAGCCCGCTCAACCCTCCATCCGGCTGCCGGTTCCATCCACGATGCCCGATCGCCGTGGAACGCTGCCGTTCGGAGCGGCCGGAGCTCAGAGAATATCGAACCGGCCGCAAAGTGGCCTGCCACTTCCCGACGATATAG
- a CDS encoding ABC transporter ATP-binding protein, translating into MILSVRNLRVSFRTNDGLVRAIDGVSFDLEEGEILGVVGESGSGKTVSLLAVMGLITDPNAIIEGSILYKGRELVGLPARELRRLRGNEIAMIFQDPMTALTPVYTIGWQIAEQIRAHRSISKSKAMERVEELLAEVNFPNPHEAMSRYPHQLSGGMRQRAVIAMALSCNPALLVADEPTTALDVTVQAGILDLVRKLRTTHNSAVVFITHDMGVVSELADRVMVMYAGRVVERGSRTELFADPRHPYTTALLGSIPPLTGAKPRRLPAIPGSPPSLLRLPQGCAFSPRCPVHFEPCETGKPDLGDGTHAAACFRVAQA; encoded by the coding sequence ATGATACTGTCAGTGCGCAACCTCAGGGTATCCTTCCGCACCAATGACGGCCTGGTGCGGGCCATCGACGGCGTTTCCTTCGATCTCGAAGAGGGCGAGATTCTCGGTGTCGTCGGCGAATCCGGCTCCGGCAAGACCGTGTCGCTGCTCGCCGTCATGGGTCTCATCACCGATCCCAATGCCATCATCGAAGGCTCGATCCTCTACAAGGGTCGTGAACTGGTGGGACTGCCGGCGCGCGAACTCAGGCGCCTGCGCGGCAACGAGATCGCGATGATCTTCCAGGACCCGATGACGGCGCTGACGCCGGTCTACACAATCGGCTGGCAGATCGCCGAGCAGATCCGCGCTCATCGCAGCATCAGCAAATCCAAGGCCATGGAGCGCGTTGAAGAACTGCTGGCGGAGGTCAATTTCCCCAATCCGCACGAAGCGATGTCGCGCTACCCGCACCAGCTTTCCGGCGGCATGCGCCAGCGGGCGGTGATTGCGATGGCCCTGTCCTGCAATCCGGCATTGCTGGTGGCGGACGAACCAACCACGGCACTGGATGTCACGGTGCAGGCCGGCATTCTCGATCTCGTGCGCAAGCTGCGCACCACGCACAATTCAGCGGTGGTCTTCATCACGCATGACATGGGCGTCGTCTCCGAACTCGCCGACCGCGTCATGGTCATGTATGCGGGCCGTGTTGTGGAACGTGGCAGCCGCACGGAGCTGTTTGCCGATCCGCGGCACCCCTACACAACCGCGCTGCTTGGCTCGATCCCGCCGCTCACCGGCGCAAAACCGCGCCGGCTGCCGGCTATTCCCGGTTCTCCGCCGTCGCTGCTGCGATTACCTCAGGGCTGTGCGTTCAGCCCGCGCTGTCCAGTTCATTTCGAGCCGTGTGAGACCGGCAAGCCCGACCTTGGCGACGGCACGCATGCCGCTGCATGCTTCCGGGTGGCACAGGCATGA
- a CDS encoding ABC transporter permease produces MIYAILRRFGQMLFVMFGISVIVFLIFFATPGSDPAARIAGRNASPEVLEAVRHSFGFDRPLYVQYVTMMEKIFVTGDLTSFVNRGWKVVPAVLDSIPVTLSLVFGAAILWVVVSIIIGIAAAATRGSWLDKLLMALGLLGISMPVYWLGEVMNLITQSRYHDSWLFSWVPPLGYKNFSDDPKGWFLTLVIPWITLAILYIGIYGRVLRAAIIESLQEDYIRTARAKGLSETRILLRHALRTSLIAFITLFGLDFGALVGGSALLTEVVFGLHGIGKLTYDALQNLDLPMIMATVMYASMFVVVANAVVDFVYILLDPRLRTS; encoded by the coding sequence ATGATCTACGCAATCCTGCGCCGTTTCGGTCAGATGCTGTTCGTGATGTTCGGCATTTCGGTCATCGTTTTCCTGATTTTCTTCGCCACGCCGGGTTCCGACCCCGCCGCGCGCATCGCCGGCCGCAACGCCTCGCCCGAAGTGCTGGAAGCGGTTCGCCACAGCTTCGGCTTCGACCGGCCGCTCTACGTCCAATATGTAACGATGATGGAGAAGATCTTCGTCACCGGCGACCTGACCTCCTTCGTCAATCGCGGTTGGAAGGTGGTGCCGGCCGTGCTGGATTCCATTCCGGTCACGCTGTCGCTGGTGTTTGGTGCCGCGATCCTGTGGGTGGTGGTGTCCATCATCATCGGCATCGCCGCCGCCGCCACCCGCGGCAGCTGGCTGGACAAGCTTCTGATGGCCTTGGGTCTGCTCGGCATTTCCATGCCGGTCTACTGGTTGGGCGAGGTGATGAACCTGATCACCCAGAGCCGCTATCACGACAGCTGGCTGTTCTCCTGGGTGCCGCCGCTTGGCTACAAGAATTTCTCCGACGATCCGAAAGGCTGGTTCCTGACGCTGGTCATCCCGTGGATCACGCTGGCCATTCTCTACATCGGCATCTACGGGCGTGTCTTGCGCGCGGCCATCATCGAATCCTTGCAGGAGGACTACATCCGCACCGCCCGCGCCAAGGGCCTGTCGGAAACCCGCATCCTGCTGCGCCATGCGCTGCGAACGTCGCTCATTGCCTTCATCACCTTGTTCGGCCTGGATTTCGGCGCGCTGGTCGGCGGCTCGGCCCTGCTGACGGAGGTGGTGTTCGGGCTGCACGGCATCGGCAAACTCACCTATGACGCGCTGCAAAACCTCGATCTGCCGATGATCATGGCAACGGTGATGTACGCCTCCATGTTCGTTGTCGTCGCCAACGCGGTTGTCGATTTCGTCTACATCCTTCTCGATCCGCGCCTGAGGACATCATGA
- a CDS encoding ABC transporter permease, which yields MSNQAAVMPRKTRGPWAVAFAKLARDRAAMASLAVFLLVVAACFSAPLYAHWAGVDPFASTLDAVIQIDGADVPVMEPSTEGLGLGYTPIGPTWQLGTYFLGADSQGRDVMARMLYGGLSSLLISGAATIFTLIIGTAAGLIAGYFGGITDTVLSRLLDILWAFPIYLLAISLSIVTIAQGISIGPIEIESGSLWLPVIIIGIVYVPYVARPIRGQVLSLRHSEFVLAAINLGVPGWRILWRDILPNITTTLIVFVPLMMALNMLTESALSFLSIGVQPPAASWGTIIQDGQALLYTRPLVALVPGLAIAVSVMALNVFGDGLRDALDPRSKVRLGRD from the coding sequence GTGTCGAACCAAGCCGCTGTCATGCCGCGCAAGACGCGAGGGCCCTGGGCCGTCGCGTTTGCGAAGCTGGCAAGGGACAGGGCCGCCATGGCGTCCCTGGCCGTGTTCCTCCTCGTCGTCGCTGCCTGTTTCAGTGCGCCGCTCTATGCGCACTGGGCGGGCGTCGATCCGTTCGCATCAACGCTCGACGCCGTCATCCAGATCGACGGCGCCGACGTTCCGGTGATGGAGCCGTCGACCGAGGGGCTCGGGCTTGGCTACACGCCGATCGGCCCGACCTGGCAGCTCGGCACCTATTTCCTCGGCGCCGACAGCCAGGGGCGCGATGTCATGGCCAGGATGCTCTATGGCGGCCTTTCCTCGCTGCTGATTTCGGGGGCAGCCACCATATTCACCCTGATCATCGGCACGGCGGCGGGCCTAATCGCCGGCTATTTCGGCGGCATTACCGATACCGTGCTGTCGCGCCTCCTCGATATCCTGTGGGCGTTTCCGATCTATCTCCTGGCGATTTCGCTTTCCATCGTCACCATCGCGCAAGGCATCTCGATCGGGCCGATTGAGATTGAGTCCGGCAGTCTGTGGCTGCCGGTCATCATCATCGGCATCGTCTACGTGCCCTATGTGGCGCGCCCGATACGCGGGCAGGTCTTGTCGCTGCGGCACAGCGAATTCGTGCTGGCGGCGATCAATCTGGGCGTACCGGGATGGCGCATCCTGTGGCGCGATATCCTGCCCAATATCACCACCACGCTCATTGTCTTCGTGCCGCTGATGATGGCGCTGAACATGCTCACGGAATCAGCACTTTCCTTCCTTTCGATCGGCGTGCAGCCGCCGGCCGCCAGCTGGGGCACCATCATCCAGGACGGACAGGCACTGCTTTACACACGGCCGCTGGTGGCGCTGGTGCCGGGCCTGGCGATAGCCGTTTCCGTCATGGCGCTTAATGTCTTCGGCGACGGTCTGCGCGATGCGCTCGACCCGCGCTCCAAGGTTCGCCTGGGGCGCGACTGA
- a CDS encoding ABC transporter substrate-binding protein produces the protein MKKLLLAASAAALLAGTWLAPAQAEYLKEHRGGTIRLLARSAAGTLDPHINYTDQGWQMYQPIYDGLVAFRKAEGMDGFTIVPDLAEALPEVSNDGKTFTFKLRKGIKFSNGQDLGVKDVVASFQRIFKVSGPTSGTFYAGIVGADKCLADTKSCTLEGGVVGDEAAGTITLNLTKPDAEILYKLALPHAVTLPANTPAEDLGSNPIPSTGAYMISAFDPNKGMTVSRNPNFKQWSEDAQPEGYPDVVQYDFGLSEEAAVTAIQNGEADWMFDALPSDRLGELGSKSMDQLHISPLSAWWYAPLNTRLAPFDNEKARQAVAYAIDRNTLVKLFGGKVLASPVCQVLPPDFPGHEDYCPFTKNPGAKWSAPDLDKAKQLVEESGTKGQKVTIIVEDTAISRSIGVYLQSVLTSIGYAADVKPISSNIQFTYIQNSNNKVQMSVTQWYKDYPAASDFLNILFSCASFREGSDASINMSGFCDKDIDAQMQKALDLGVTDQKAADKMWAEIDKQVTDKAPAVGLFTPKRLDFVSKRVGNFKFNRQFNWMITQSWVQ, from the coding sequence ATGAAGAAACTGCTTTTGGCGGCATCAGCCGCCGCATTGCTGGCCGGCACGTGGCTGGCACCGGCCCAGGCCGAGTATCTCAAGGAACATCGCGGCGGCACGATCCGCCTGCTGGCCCGCTCGGCGGCCGGAACGCTTGATCCGCACATCAATTACACCGACCAAGGCTGGCAAATGTACCAGCCGATCTATGACGGCCTCGTAGCCTTCCGCAAGGCCGAGGGCATGGACGGCTTCACAATCGTGCCTGATCTGGCCGAGGCGTTGCCAGAGGTCAGCAATGACGGCAAGACTTTCACTTTCAAGCTGCGCAAGGGCATCAAGTTCTCCAACGGCCAGGATCTCGGCGTGAAGGACGTCGTTGCCTCCTTCCAGCGCATCTTCAAGGTTTCCGGGCCGACTTCCGGCACCTTCTATGCCGGCATCGTCGGCGCCGACAAATGCCTGGCCGACACCAAGAGCTGTACGCTGGAAGGCGGCGTTGTCGGAGACGAGGCGGCTGGTACGATCACCCTCAACCTCACCAAGCCGGATGCCGAGATCCTCTACAAGCTTGCGTTGCCGCATGCCGTGACCTTGCCGGCGAACACGCCGGCGGAAGACCTGGGATCCAACCCCATCCCCAGCACCGGCGCCTACATGATCTCCGCGTTTGATCCCAACAAGGGCATGACCGTATCGCGCAACCCCAACTTCAAGCAGTGGAGCGAGGACGCGCAGCCGGAGGGCTATCCTGACGTCGTCCAGTATGATTTCGGCCTCTCCGAGGAAGCCGCCGTCACCGCGATCCAGAACGGTGAAGCCGACTGGATGTTCGATGCACTGCCTAGCGATCGTCTGGGCGAACTTGGCAGCAAGTCCATGGATCAGCTGCACATCTCGCCACTTTCGGCGTGGTGGTATGCGCCGCTCAACACCCGGCTAGCACCGTTCGACAACGAAAAGGCGCGTCAGGCCGTTGCCTATGCGATCGACCGCAACACGCTGGTCAAGCTGTTCGGCGGCAAGGTGCTGGCGTCCCCGGTCTGCCAGGTCCTGCCGCCGGATTTCCCAGGACATGAGGATTATTGCCCCTTCACCAAGAACCCCGGCGCCAAGTGGTCGGCTCCTGATCTCGACAAGGCCAAGCAGCTCGTCGAGGAATCCGGAACCAAGGGCCAGAAGGTGACGATCATCGTCGAGGACACCGCCATATCGCGGTCGATCGGCGTTTATCTGCAGAGCGTCCTGACCAGCATTGGCTATGCCGCGGACGTCAAGCCGATCTCGTCCAACATCCAGTTCACCTACATCCAGAACTCCAACAACAAAGTGCAGATGTCCGTCACCCAATGGTACAAGGACTATCCTGCGGCTTCGGATTTCCTGAACATCCTGTTCAGCTGTGCTTCCTTCCGCGAGGGTTCGGATGCTTCGATCAACATGTCGGGCTTCTGCGACAAGGACATCGATGCCCAGATGCAGAAGGCGCTGGACCTCGGCGTGACCGACCAGAAGGCCGCCGACAAGATGTGGGCTGAAATCGACAAGCAGGTTACGGACAAGGCGCCGGCTGTTGGCCTCTTCACGCCGAAGCGGCTCGATTTTGTCAGCAAGCGGGTTGGCAATTTCAAGTTCAACCGGCAGTTCAACTGGATGATCACCCAGTCCTGGGTGCAGTAG